The following coding sequences are from one Terriglobia bacterium window:
- a CDS encoding 2-isopropylmalate synthase has protein sequence MNHRVYIFDTTLRDGEQSPGCSMLVEEKVQMAAKLQELGADIVEAGFPIASESDFKAVQIIGRDFSRIKVAALARACRLDIEHAARALAKARHPRLHTFIATSDIHLKFKLRKTREQVLEEAVAAVELARKHVDDVEFSAEDATRTDIDYLEQVCKAVAAAGAGTVNLPDTVGYSTPDEFGALIARMVGALGADAIVSVHCHNDLGLATANSLAAVQAGARQVECTINGIGERAGNCPLEEVVMTMRTRRDRFPFETGIVSEHIFPTSQMLARMITFGPQPNKPIVGRNAFAHEAGIHQDGFLKERTTYEIMDPRTVGVPASRLVLGKHSGRHALGDRCQHLGYPLTKDELELLYHRFIAFADTKKGVLDEEIITLVRAVVSRYSRAVDE, from the coding sequence ATGAACCACCGTGTTTATATTTTCGACACCACACTCCGGGATGGCGAGCAGTCGCCCGGATGCAGCATGCTTGTGGAAGAAAAGGTCCAGATGGCGGCCAAGCTGCAGGAACTGGGAGCAGACATAGTCGAGGCGGGCTTCCCGATCGCCTCCGAGAGCGACTTCAAGGCAGTGCAGATCATCGGTCGGGATTTCAGCAGGATCAAAGTGGCCGCCCTGGCACGGGCATGCAGGCTCGACATCGAGCACGCCGCCCGCGCCCTGGCGAAGGCCAGGCATCCCCGTTTGCACACATTTATTGCCACCAGCGACATCCATCTGAAATTCAAGCTGAGGAAGACGCGGGAGCAGGTCCTGGAAGAGGCCGTCGCCGCAGTTGAACTGGCGCGCAAGCATGTGGATGATGTCGAATTCTCGGCAGAGGACGCTACGCGCACCGACATAGATTATCTCGAACAGGTCTGCAAGGCGGTGGCCGCGGCGGGCGCCGGAACCGTCAACCTGCCTGACACGGTGGGATATTCGACCCCGGATGAGTTTGGAGCCCTGATTGCGAGAATGGTCGGAGCACTCGGGGCAGACGCCATCGTGAGCGTCCATTGCCACAATGATCTGGGCCTGGCCACTGCGAATTCACTCGCCGCAGTACAGGCGGGAGCGCGGCAGGTTGAATGCACGATCAACGGCATCGGCGAACGAGCCGGAAACTGTCCGCTCGAGGAAGTTGTCATGACGATGCGCACGAGGAGGGATCGCTTCCCGTTCGAGACCGGCATTGTCAGCGAGCATATTTTCCCCACCAGCCAGATGTTGGCTCGGATGATCACGTTTGGCCCCCAGCCTAACAAGCCGATCGTGGGACGAAACGCCTTCGCGCACGAGGCCGGGATTCACCAGGACGGGTTTCTCAAGGAGCGGACGACTTACGAGATTATGGATCCCAGAACGGTCGGGGTCCCGGCAAGCCGACTCGTGCTGGGCAAGCACAGCGGCCGCCACGCGCTGGGCGACCGGTGCCAACATCTGGGCTACCCTCTCACTAAGGACGAGCTCGAGCTGCTCTACCATCGTTTCATCGCCTTCGCAGACACCAAGAAAGGAGTGTTGGACGAGGAAATCATTACTTTGGTCCGCGCGGTGGTGTCGCGCTATTCCCGGGCGGTCGACGAATAG
- a CDS encoding LysR family transcriptional regulator gives MDYYPIKVFSMVASERSFSRAAEKLLRTQPAVSMMVRRLESDLGEKLIDRSGRDLMLTDAGQIVLEHARRFENLQRELENALAELRDNTAGRLVVGANESTTLYLLRHLQRYRRTFPRVRVQVRRSLSSRIPEQLIKGDLELGVISYDPGDKRLEARVIYNDRLAFVVSPQHRLAHRDVVALNELGMEIFIAHNVNSPYREIVLREFQRQKVQLNMDVEMPTVESIRKLVQRNEGVAFLPRMCVEQELEQGTLREIKVSELDVERKIYLVYPANRTLSHAARAFLELVRKG, from the coding sequence ATGGATTATTACCCGATCAAAGTCTTCTCTATGGTCGCCAGTGAGAGGAGTTTCTCGCGCGCTGCGGAGAAACTGCTGCGCACTCAGCCGGCGGTCTCGATGATGGTACGGCGGCTCGAGAGCGATTTGGGGGAGAAGCTGATCGACCGTTCCGGCCGGGACCTGATGCTCACGGATGCGGGTCAGATCGTTCTCGAGCATGCCCGCAGGTTCGAGAACCTCCAGAGGGAACTCGAGAATGCATTGGCCGAGCTTCGGGACAATACTGCTGGGAGACTCGTTGTCGGGGCCAATGAGTCGACGACTCTCTACCTTCTGCGCCATCTCCAGCGTTACCGGCGCACCTTCCCACGTGTGAGGGTCCAGGTGCGCCGGAGCCTCTCCAGCCGGATTCCGGAACAGCTGATCAAAGGGGATCTGGAATTGGGAGTTATCAGTTATGATCCCGGCGACAAGCGTCTGGAGGCGCGGGTTATTTACAACGATCGCCTGGCGTTCGTAGTCTCTCCGCAGCACCGGCTCGCACATCGCGACGTGGTTGCGCTCAACGAGTTGGGAATGGAGATCTTCATTGCTCACAACGTCAACTCGCCCTATCGCGAGATCGTGCTGCGGGAATTCCAGCGGCAGAAAGTGCAGCTCAACATGGATGTCGAGATGCCGACGGTGGAGTCAATTCGTAAACTGGTCCAACGGAACGAAGGCGTGGCGTTTCTGCCGCGCATGTGCGTCGAGCAGGAGCTGGAGCAGGGCACGCTGCGTGAGATCAAGGTCAGCGAGCTCGACGTAGAGCGCAAGATATACCTGGTGTACCCCGCTAATCGCACTCTGAGTCATGCTGCGCGGGCATTCCTGGAACTGGTGCGCAAAGGTTGA
- a CDS encoding ABC transporter ATP-binding protein codes for MDPVVVRGLTKTFYDEARGEVKAVQGIDFECQGGEIFGLLGANGAGKTTTLRMLSTILTPTRGSATILGHDIAAEPTAVRKCLGFYSASTALYPRLTARETIEFFARVNQYTGDVKQRVDYLIERFGISKYAAARIDKLSTGMKQKVSIARTVAHDPPLLIFDEPTVGLDVLNALEMHEVIKEFRAHGKTILFSTHIMSEAEKLCDRIAIIHSGRILACNNLEGLRRVTGERYLEDIFVHFVKGQG; via the coding sequence ATGGATCCTGTGGTTGTGCGCGGATTGACAAAGACTTTTTACGATGAGGCGCGCGGCGAAGTGAAGGCCGTCCAGGGCATCGACTTCGAATGTCAGGGCGGCGAAATCTTCGGTCTGCTCGGCGCCAACGGGGCCGGCAAGACCACGACGCTGCGCATGCTTTCCACGATCCTGACGCCGACGCGCGGGAGCGCCACGATCCTGGGCCACGACATTGCCGCAGAACCCACCGCCGTGCGCAAGTGCCTCGGCTTCTACTCGGCATCCACGGCGCTCTACCCTCGTCTGACGGCGCGGGAGACAATCGAGTTTTTCGCGCGCGTCAACCAGTATACCGGAGATGTGAAGCAGCGCGTCGATTACCTGATCGAGCGGTTCGGCATTTCCAAGTATGCCGCTGCCCGCATCGACAAGCTTTCCACGGGCATGAAGCAGAAGGTTTCCATCGCGCGCACCGTGGCGCACGATCCGCCGCTGCTGATTTTTGACGAGCCCACGGTAGGCCTCGACGTGCTCAACGCCCTCGAAATGCACGAAGTGATCAAAGAGTTCCGCGCGCACGGCAAGACCATCCTGTTCTCGACCCACATCATGAGCGAGGCGGAAAAACTCTGCGACCGCATCGCCATCATCCATTCCGGTCGCATCCTCGCCTGTAACAACCTCGAAGGATTGCGCCGGGTGACGGGAGAGCGCTACCTGGAGGACATCTTCGTCCACTTCGTAAAGGGTCAGGGATGA
- a CDS encoding ABC transporter permease subunit, whose product MARMFCWADIRLLYARELRSALRERSIVVNGILLPIFLYPLILWLIYTGIMFVGGQTQGFASRMMLKGLPQEHQALQKEFERDSRIELKSSQDPVAEIRGGTLDLLAEFLPPAAGAASLGGNFRVQVTYDNSKDRSGIARDRFEELLSRYRDQYLERQAGGFGISPAQLQQFWIESQNVASSRQMGQFILGLMLPLFLIIMVAVGCMYPAIDSTAGEREKSTWETSMTIATPRANIVVAKYLYVTTMASLAGILNLTAMLLSMKAVLAPIMGGRAEDLTFRIPLASIPLILLVTMLLAAFVAAGMMIFASFARTFREGQAMVSPFYIAIFMPVLFLQAPGLQFTTGLALIPIINVAMVFREAIAGTFHWHLIGITLAVEMLCITVALWLAMTILRYEDFLIGSYGGNISKFIKERLLGGRRRGRQ is encoded by the coding sequence ATGGCAAGAATGTTCTGCTGGGCTGATATCCGACTCCTGTACGCGCGCGAATTGCGGTCCGCGCTGCGCGAGCGCTCCATCGTGGTCAATGGCATCCTGCTGCCGATCTTCCTCTACCCGCTGATTCTCTGGTTGATTTACACGGGCATCATGTTCGTGGGCGGGCAGACACAAGGTTTTGCCTCACGCATGATGCTCAAGGGACTGCCGCAGGAGCACCAGGCACTGCAAAAAGAGTTTGAACGCGACAGCCGTATCGAGTTGAAGAGCTCGCAGGATCCGGTAGCCGAAATCCGCGGCGGAACGCTCGATCTGCTGGCCGAATTCCTTCCACCTGCGGCGGGCGCTGCCTCCCTCGGGGGCAACTTCCGGGTCCAGGTCACGTACGACAACTCCAAGGACCGGAGCGGGATTGCCCGTGACCGTTTCGAAGAACTTCTTTCGCGTTACCGGGATCAGTATCTCGAACGCCAGGCGGGCGGGTTCGGCATTTCACCGGCGCAGCTCCAACAGTTCTGGATTGAGTCGCAAAACGTCGCTTCCAGCCGCCAGATGGGGCAGTTCATTCTCGGCCTGATGCTTCCGCTCTTTCTGATCATCATGGTTGCCGTCGGTTGCATGTATCCTGCAATCGACAGCACGGCGGGTGAGCGGGAGAAGTCAACCTGGGAAACGTCGATGACCATCGCCACACCGCGCGCAAACATCGTGGTGGCCAAATATCTGTATGTGACGACCATGGCCTCGCTCGCGGGAATCCTGAATCTCACTGCGATGCTGCTGTCGATGAAAGCGGTCCTTGCACCCATCATGGGAGGGCGGGCGGAGGATCTGACGTTTCGGATCCCTCTCGCATCCATACCGCTTATCCTTCTGGTGACGATGCTGCTGGCCGCGTTCGTGGCTGCGGGCATGATGATCTTTGCTTCTTTTGCCCGGACCTTCAGAGAGGGCCAGGCAATGGTGAGTCCATTTTATATCGCGATTTTTATGCCGGTGCTGTTCCTGCAGGCGCCCGGGCTTCAATTCACCACGGGACTGGCGTTGATACCCATAATCAACGTCGCGATGGTGTTTCGCGAAGCCATCGCCGGAACCTTTCACTGGCACCTGATCGGGATCACACTTGCCGTCGAAATGCTGTGCATCACTGTGGCTTTGTGGCTGGCAATGACCATCCTCCGCTATGAGGATTTCCTGATAGGCAGCTACGGGGGGAACATCAGCAAGTTTATAAAAGAACGGCTGCTGGGTGGCAGGCGCCGGGGGAGGCAATGA
- a CDS encoding site-specific integrase, giving the protein MGVKVREKVKGSGVWWVFVNHDGERSSTQVGSLKAANKTAEDMQHRLALGLELFPERKQAPTVPTFEKYYAKFEGAYLKASCRESTIDRYDQDFRLYLKPKFGPVPLNEITRERIRELTAEMLEKGRARNSIRSTAAILRLVLNQAIEDELITSNPATKLSKFFKQAKAKRKFDFLTAEEVPLLLRAARDRDAGRRRGDPEYFPLFLCAIHTGMREGELGGLQWADIDWNGKFLVVCRSVREGKISPTKTDKVRRVDMSDDLAEELAAYRRRRLEAAMRDGRNELPEWVFASSQGTALDVHSVSKREYPKCLAKAKLRRIRFHDLRHTYASLLIQNGESLAYVKEQLGHSSINLTVDVYGHLVPGANRQAVCKLPSLNGSKAKEEIALAEPESAPQAHPVKLAAVSDTPGRS; this is encoded by the coding sequence ATGGGAGTCAAGGTCAGAGAAAAGGTGAAGGGGTCGGGCGTCTGGTGGGTCTTCGTCAACCACGACGGCGAGCGCTCCTCGACCCAGGTCGGCAGTCTGAAGGCCGCAAACAAAACGGCGGAAGACATGCAGCATCGGCTTGCTCTCGGCCTGGAACTTTTCCCGGAGCGGAAGCAGGCGCCCACGGTTCCGACCTTCGAGAAATATTACGCGAAGTTTGAAGGCGCCTATTTGAAAGCGTCCTGCCGGGAATCGACGATTGACAGATACGACCAGGATTTCAGGCTCTACCTCAAGCCGAAGTTCGGACCCGTACCGCTCAACGAAATCACCCGCGAAAGGATCAGGGAACTTACCGCCGAAATGCTCGAAAAGGGGAGGGCGCGGAATTCGATCCGAAGCACGGCGGCGATTCTGCGCCTTGTGCTGAATCAGGCGATCGAGGATGAACTCATAACGAGCAACCCCGCAACGAAGCTCAGCAAGTTCTTCAAGCAGGCAAAGGCGAAACGGAAGTTTGACTTTCTGACGGCGGAAGAGGTGCCGCTGTTGCTTCGGGCAGCCAGGGACAGAGACGCCGGACGGAGGAGGGGCGATCCGGAATACTTTCCCCTGTTTCTCTGCGCGATCCATACGGGGATGCGCGAGGGCGAACTCGGTGGGCTGCAGTGGGCCGATATCGACTGGAACGGAAAGTTCCTCGTGGTCTGTCGCAGCGTGAGAGAAGGCAAGATCAGTCCGACCAAGACGGACAAGGTTCGGCGGGTCGACATGTCCGACGACCTGGCCGAGGAACTGGCCGCGTATCGCCGGCGCCGACTCGAGGCCGCGATGAGGGACGGCAGAAACGAACTGCCAGAATGGGTCTTTGCCTCCAGCCAGGGGACGGCGCTTGATGTTCACAGCGTCTCGAAACGGGAGTATCCGAAGTGCCTTGCAAAGGCGAAGCTGCGCCGGATTCGCTTTCATGACCTGAGGCATACCTACGCCTCGTTGCTGATCCAGAACGGCGAATCCCTGGCCTACGTGAAAGAGCAGCTCGGGCATTCCAGCATCAACCTCACGGTCGACGTCTACGGCCACCTGGTTCCCGGGGCGAACCGGCAGGCGGTCTGCAAACTGCCATCTCTGAACGGATCGAAAGCGAAGGAAGAAATTGCCCTAGCGGAGCCTGAATCCGCACCCCAGGCGCACCCTGTGAAGCTTGCGGCTGTAAGTGATACGCCCGGCAGGAGTTGA
- a CDS encoding ABC transporter permease subunit, with protein sequence MNWQTVRVIFGNEVRMLLRDRRTIFVAIILPLAIYPLMFYATKTTTERREKNLAATVYQYAVAGSQAEQVRDLITRGSESTAREAAAGKSEKDSLADFKFHEVDVKDPAASLKGGEIHFYLEGLSGKEADALPRKAGPPIGDPAAGPAQSKEPGQVSPPPARLPGVPLILIYFQGDRDASQAGSSKMRDFLSRTRRLERDALLRQRGLQVNPDQVMSTGGTDVASAGQVTGSYVGRFLTLFVLIFLLSAGSIVAMDSIAGEKERGSLETLLTTAARRGEIVAAKQFLIVAVALIVTLIQMANLLAYVTFKIIKLPQNWTIEAPPATIVTLLLLFVPMAAFTASILLMISAYAKTYKEAQLYFFPVYLVSMVPALAGVLPGVTLRSAIVLVPVANVSVAVREIMVGKFDWPMIATVFVVMTLAAAWAVRASANMLSKESLITASEADAADFAGGSVLFPKHVLRWYAVMAVVLFAVALNVPQLATFRAQVLFNELVIFLGAPLLMARKYRLNMREALALRPVNPIVWLGVLLAIPSGLIVATGVFRLANLIFPVPQRALEQFGRDIMPKDVPLWQLVLLISILPAICEEIAFRGTLLYGLRRKFRPVALALAVGLIFGLFHVALFRILPTAFLGVILTAIALLTGSIFPGMLMHAGNNALSLWLAESGIFLARLTWGWYLAAAATFALAFFILYRARTPYPDLRPGVRRKTD encoded by the coding sequence ATGAACTGGCAAACCGTTCGGGTGATCTTCGGTAACGAAGTACGGATGCTGCTGCGCGACCGGCGCACTATTTTCGTCGCCATAATCCTGCCGCTGGCCATCTACCCGCTGATGTTCTATGCCACCAAGACCACGACCGAAAGGCGAGAGAAAAACCTGGCGGCGACCGTGTATCAGTATGCCGTGGCCGGTTCGCAGGCGGAGCAGGTTCGCGACCTGATCACCAGGGGCTCGGAGTCCACGGCACGGGAAGCGGCAGCCGGGAAGAGCGAAAAAGACAGCCTCGCGGACTTCAAGTTTCATGAAGTCGACGTCAAAGATCCTGCTGCAAGCCTGAAGGGCGGCGAAATCCATTTTTATCTCGAGGGTTTGAGCGGGAAGGAAGCGGATGCCCTGCCCAGGAAAGCCGGCCCACCGATCGGGGATCCGGCAGCCGGGCCCGCGCAGTCAAAGGAGCCGGGGCAGGTCTCCCCGCCACCCGCCCGCCTGCCCGGTGTGCCCCTGATCCTCATCTACTTTCAGGGAGATCGCGATGCCTCCCAGGCCGGGAGTTCGAAGATGCGGGATTTCCTGTCCCGGACGCGGCGCCTCGAACGGGATGCGCTCCTGCGCCAGCGTGGCCTCCAGGTAAACCCTGACCAGGTAATGTCGACCGGCGGTACCGACGTAGCGAGCGCGGGGCAAGTGACGGGCTCCTATGTCGGACGGTTTCTGACTCTTTTCGTGTTGATCTTCCTGTTGAGCGCAGGCTCTATCGTAGCCATGGACAGCATAGCCGGCGAGAAGGAGCGCGGTTCTCTCGAGACGCTGCTGACCACTGCCGCGCGCCGCGGCGAAATCGTGGCCGCGAAACAGTTCCTCATTGTGGCAGTTGCACTCATCGTCACCCTCATACAGATGGCGAACCTGCTGGCCTACGTCACTTTCAAAATAATCAAGCTCCCTCAAAACTGGACGATCGAGGCGCCGCCAGCCACCATCGTCACATTGCTCCTGCTCTTTGTCCCGATGGCGGCATTTACCGCCTCGATCCTGCTCATGATTTCGGCATATGCAAAGACCTACAAGGAAGCACAGCTCTACTTCTTTCCGGTCTACCTGGTAAGCATGGTGCCGGCACTGGCCGGGGTGCTTCCCGGGGTCACGCTGCGATCGGCGATCGTCCTGGTGCCGGTGGCGAACGTGAGTGTGGCGGTGCGCGAAATCATGGTCGGCAAGTTCGATTGGCCCATGATCGCTACCGTGTTCGTAGTAATGACGCTCGCGGCGGCCTGGGCCGTGCGCGCATCCGCCAACATGCTCTCGAAAGAAAGCCTGATCACGGCCAGCGAGGCCGACGCGGCGGATTTCGCCGGCGGTTCCGTGCTCTTTCCCAAGCACGTGCTGCGCTGGTATGCGGTGATGGCGGTGGTCCTGTTTGCCGTGGCGCTCAACGTTCCCCAGCTGGCTACGTTCAGGGCACAGGTTCTCTTCAACGAGCTGGTCATCTTTCTGGGCGCGCCGCTATTGATGGCCCGGAAATACCGGCTTAATATGCGCGAAGCGCTCGCCCTGCGCCCGGTCAATCCCATCGTCTGGCTCGGAGTCTTGCTGGCCATTCCATCCGGCCTGATAGTCGCCACCGGCGTATTCCGCCTGGCGAACCTGATCTTTCCCGTTCCTCAGCGGGCATTGGAGCAGTTCGGGCGCGACATCATGCCCAAGGACGTCCCTCTCTGGCAACTCGTTCTCTTGATCTCGATTTTGCCCGCGATCTGCGAGGAGATCGCATTTCGTGGGACTTTGCTCTATGGCCTGCGCCGCAAGTTCCGTCCCGTCGCGCTGGCGCTGGCCGTCGGGCTGATCTTCGGTCTCTTCCATGTCGCCCTGTTCCGAATCCTCCCGACCGCATTTCTAGGAGTAATCCTCACAGCGATCGCCCTCCTGACCGGGTCGATCTTCCCCGGCATGCTCATGCATGCCGGCAACAACGCCTTGAGTCTATGGCTGGCCGAATCCGGGATTTTCCTCGCCCGTCTTACCTGGGGCTGGTACCTGGCGGCCGCCGCTACTTTCGCGCTGGCATTCTTCATCCTGTATCGGGCGCGCACGCCCTATCCCGACCTCAGACCGGGAGTCAGGAGAAAAACGGATTGA
- a CDS encoding helix-turn-helix transcriptional regulator produces the protein MPEKHWTERTPEDYRFRVASDFVAQLEARMEELNWSQARLANALQVSEGRVSQILNNPGNLSLGLMVKCVRAMRMKLSVVAYNDGDEENLRGPIDSEIFRLCWENCSKPSNFWQVGNSTSLQFSPMILTQGVAIPGIAIPGAGCYVRTELPDGLFWAENFAFASVRITENQTCGTKTKILVDKEAA, from the coding sequence ATGCCGGAAAAACATTGGACCGAACGAACTCCCGAGGATTATAGGTTTCGTGTTGCTTCGGACTTCGTTGCCCAGTTGGAAGCCAGAATGGAGGAACTGAATTGGTCGCAAGCGCGTCTTGCGAATGCGCTTCAGGTGAGCGAGGGGCGTGTATCCCAAATTCTGAATAACCCAGGCAATCTGAGCCTTGGTCTGATGGTCAAGTGCGTGCGTGCCATGAGAATGAAGCTGTCTGTAGTGGCTTACAATGACGGGGATGAAGAAAATCTGCGCGGCCCTATTGATTCTGAGATTTTTCGCCTTTGTTGGGAGAATTGCAGTAAGCCCTCGAATTTCTGGCAGGTTGGCAATAGCACTTCTTTGCAGTTTTCTCCCATGATACTCACCCAGGGTGTCGCGATCCCGGGTATTGCGATCCCGGGTGCCGGCTGTTACGTTAGAACAGAACTGCCTGATGGCTTGTTTTGGGCGGAAAATTTCGCATTTGCCTCTGTGCGCATCACCGAAAATCAGACGTGCGGAACCAAAACTAAGATTCTCGTAGACAAAGAGGCCGCGTGA